From the Hemicordylus capensis ecotype Gifberg chromosome 1, rHemCap1.1.pri, whole genome shotgun sequence genome, the window atgcagagtaaactgtgtcactgcttggaatatattctagtctttcagaaagacagttaaaatgagagaaagagagcaagaaactcccagtgggccttaatattaaggatttcacactgattcaaagacaaactcaccattaatagccatattagcaagacatcacatttaactcacttatcacaagaagcaaagtaagaacaaatgaatacaatcctagctcttaagtgtcagctcagtattcacaagccctgattctctgtacatagtgccaatctgaatatgtgtacagtgtcttatattatattattattattattattattattattattattttttacccgtagcccctttggggggcttcctaaaggctggtgggtttttttgcaaatattccccctcaccccgctggcctctagggcctcgcagggaccatatGAGCATGTCCAGTGGCCGTTTtttccatttgagcatgcacggtggccattttgtttttggcagccatttaaaaaaaatttttttttacaaagtggcgcccccttcaagtggcgcccggggcacgtgccctgcctgccctacccctagatatgcccctgctgtggaggactcaggtccacccaggttttctagcttgttagattctatcccttctttaacatacagtgctactcccccTCCAAGGTGCCCTtctctgtcctttctgtagagtttatatccagggataacagtgtcccactggttctcactgttccaccatgtttctgttatgtccactatatctatttctttgttagtaaccaagcactccagctcgcccatcttggcttggaggcttctgacattggcatataagcacctatatgctgaatctctcacctggtgtctgctatctttcttttgactctgaccagctggcacaggctcctgtctgcttttTATGTGGTTTTGTTCTGTCCTCTTCTgctttatctgaatcctttgccccCCTCGCATGTTAAAGGATGGCatccagatactgcccagctcctgtcggctattccccaggcatcattttaaaagctgctctgccaccttttttattttaagtgccaacagtctggttccatcttggttcaagtgcagcccatcccttttgcacagtccttgcttgccccaaaatgtatcccagtgcctaagaattctaaaccccttctcccagcatcaacatctcatccacgcattgaaacccctcagctctgcctgtctcattgtacctgtgcatggaacaggtagcatttctgagaatgctgccttgggggtcctggacttcaaaatgctacctatcagcctaaatttgggttccaggacctcccaactagatttccccacatcattggtgctgacatgcaccatgacagctgtctccaccccagcactgcctaacagcctatctaaacgctgcgtgatgtccgcaaccttcgcaccaggcaggcaagtcatcatgcggtcaacacacggatcacaaacccatctctctatacgtctaatgatcaaatcacccaccacaaggaggcccccaccccccggaggagtatcccctgtgcgagaggatatgggctcatcttccactgaaggggtccctcctaaaggagcatttccctcttcgtcagactgatgtcctccttgcccaagaccttcattctccctgagagcagcAGAGCTAtcggccctggagtgggatgcctctaccacatccctgaaggtctcatccgcatgcctctctgtctctctgagcttctccagatccgccaccttggtctcgagggcatggatttgttccctgagagccaggagctccttgcatcaagcacacactcatgacttctgcccatggggtaAATAGTCATATATGTGGCACTCTatgcaatatactgggaagtgccccctcccctgctgactttctatcttcatactgtttttgttggctgtttacagtatttagagatagtttattagaaggataggtctcagctgtaatggtcagctaattaactgtccaaacagcctttctcaagaatatgagggagggatttgtacttacattctctgcTCCACCaagctccttgtgatcacagggacttgttccaggctcccccaaactcttcccgctaaactcctgctaaactccaacatcctgtttgctatccctgttctctatgctctcgggcctttacttcttatgtagagagtaggcttccaactgagacacaggatttgggtcaaaggaatgtcgaGGAATGTGGgacctcccccagccctagctgactccaccccctccaggcagggacaaacaaaaacactggagtttgctagccctggcaaatgctagccctggcaaatctctctctctctctctctctctctctctctctctctctctctctctctctctctctctctcacacacacacacacacacacacacacacacacacacacacacacggacttatcccttaaagagaaataaGCCTctaaaaatctcccctcctcctgttagtgtGATGGGGGGAAAGGGCTAGATGtcgttctgtttagaaaagcttgctcacctcctcaagctgcatctgctcttcacagagtaggctgTGGATTAGACACTATCAATAAATGCCAGGGTTAAGCTTTTGATTGCTGTGATTGTGAGGGATTTTTATTGTATTGACAGCAATAAAAAAGATCGTCAATAAAGCCGTAGAGGCTAGACCCAGTAAAGAACACAcctgcaggggcggattaagctttttgctgcccatcgGCAATCAAAGATTTGCCTCCCCTCTGTCCCAACAGAGACTTGCGTAGTGTGCTGTTGCCTATCCCCTACTTGCAATCAAAATCAcaacactctcacacacacaactcagGTACCTCCTCCTGCCCAGTTGCCAGGCTGCCAGGGcttctgttctgggcagcagctgctgttgcATCCTCAACAGCTGCCTTGCATTTGCAAATCTTCCCATTCCCTCCACCCACCTGTCCTCATTCTACTATGGTCCTCATTCTACTACGgtagctgctgctcctgtggcagGAGCTAGAGCGGAGCAAGACAGGGACATCTATTGCAGGGAGAATGGTATTGCTATGCCCAAGCCTTTTGCCCGTTTCCAGACTCATAGAAGCGCTCCTAGATCCAGTAGATGCCGCCACCCAGGGACTTGTGCACGAACCGTTCCAGCGCCAACATTGCCATCAGCTAACTACACATAACcgggtagttttttaaaaaatgcggGTACCTGCTGGGGCACCTGGGTGGCGGCGCTGCAGTTCCTGCATATGAAGCGCCTCCGCAGAGCTAGACTGGAGTAGGCCAGTCACCAGGAGGTGGAGTCGATGCAGTGCAAGGAGGCGGAGACTCAGCTGCGGGAGCTGGACGTGCCTGAGTGAGTGAGCCTTCCCAGCCAGCAACCTCCGCCATGTTGCTGCCCCATCCACTTCTGTAGCTCATCACAGGGCACCTATAGTGTTGCTGAAGCTGAATATATTTGGAGTGGCAACTATGCATTGTGAGATTAAACATAGTCACACATTTTAAAGTTTGTCTTTCCCCACAGTAAGCTGTTCATGGACAGTAATCCTGCTTGCACTGCATGCAGAAAGCTGCCACTCCTCAAAAGCTGCCACCATAGGTAAGTGCCTgctttgcctatgcattaatctgCCCCTGCACATCTGTGCTGCAAAAATGGGAGAAAGGTTGTGCTTCCTATCTGTGGTGATACGTTGTTAAATACCACAAACGGGGGTAGGCAACCTTCgctctccatctgttgttgaactacaactcccataacaaAGCTAAATTACTGCCTGTAGCAAACAAAACCGATATATAATTACTGCCCAGCACAGAGTTTTAACTGTGGCACTGATGATCTGCATTTTCCATGAATGGAGCTTGGTGCCATGAGAACAAATTGCTCTGAAAGATCAAACAACTGTGCCAATATGGGAAGACCAGCATTGCCGTTTGCGACATGAAGAAAATGGCAATACGCCACCCTGCCCCATCTCCTTTTCCAGTGCTCCACCTCACCAGCCCAGATGACACCCCTCTTCTCTCTCGTTGGCCTCACCTTTGGGGGCTTATGACCAGCTATAGAAAGAGGGCTACAGAAGGTCCACAAGAAACTTTCAGCATCCCTGCGCTGACAGTTTTTTCCTGCTGTGCACTGGGTAGTGGATAcagtgagggagaggaggggtgattttcccatttcttcccctccttccaaaagccCTTCACACTCGTTTACAGGGGCAATTAAGTAAAGTCATACATCCTTTTGGATGTATGGTGTAGATGTATAAAGGACTGCCTACTCTTTCATTAATCAGCCTGACCCATAAGTTACTTAAGAGAAGCTCTTCTTATCTCACAGCCATATATATGACTTTTGGCCAGTGGTGAAATGCAGACAGGCTTTCTCTATGGTAGCCCTTGCCCTctggaacattggaacataggaagctgccatatactgagtcagaccattggtctatctagctcagtattgtcttcacagactggcagcggcttctctaaggttgcaggcaggaatctctctcagccctatcttggagatgccagggagggaacgtggaacctaaatgctcttcccagagtggctctatcccctgaggggaatatcttacagtgctcacacttctagtctcccattcatatgcaaccagggtggacccttcttagctaaggggacaagtcatgcttgctaccacaagaacagctcacCTCTCCAGGAATTCCTTCCTCCTTGATCTTTGGCTCATCCCCTCTGCCTGTCTTCAAATGGCAGttgaagttatttttcttttataGGCCTGCTAGAATTTGCTTTTGTAGGgtgttggggttggggggggagggctgtATTAATCTGTACTTTTAGAAATAAACAGTTTGTAAATACGttttctgtgtaagccacttGGAAAacttttttattgaaaagcaggctagtagtagtagtggtagtattctgctttattgtatgtttttgtgATCTTATTGTAAGCTACCTCTACTGTTCTAGGAAAAGTAGGCAGgataggtttttgttttgttttttaaagtggccAGTTTCGCATTGATTGGAGGACTGAATATCCACATTGCAGCTAACGGGAACCTGTTGTAAAATAATGGCAAATCCATATTTATTCAAGCTGCTGTTTTTTCTCCTGTGAGTGGGGAGAAGCTGAGAACAACCACATTTTGAAatagacccccccacacacaaacacacatacactgtgCTCAAAGGAACTGAAGCATACCAGTGGCAAtgccagagggaaggagggggagactGGAGAAGTTGATTCTGGTGGTGTGGCATGGAGTGTAAGTTACATTTGGCCCACTAGCTGTCAGCTTCTTCATTAATAGATATTCTCTTGTGGTTAATTTGTCTTTTGTTTGAATGCTCAACTATGGGAATTAGTGCAACAGAGACAAGAGCATTGACATTAAAAGGAACTCTTCCAGCTGTGTTCCACAGATAACAGCAGCACACGTCTGCAAATTAGGATCACATGGGATCATATTTGGAGCTATATTTATTATTCAAAATGCCTATTATAATGGCATTTATTATTCAACAATCATAAACATTTATTCAAAATGGCCATCTTATTAGTTTGATCTTATTTTCCATTGGGTAAGAGGATGAGATGTGGCTTGAACTTGCCACCACTGCTCGGCTCGTGTTGTGGACAGGGCCTAATTTGCTGTCAAGAAGAATATTATTAAGGCAAATGCCACCTAGCAAAAGTAAAATTTGTTGGGTATAAATACAGGCTGATTCTCCAAATTGGGTTATGCTAGTAAAACAGCTCATGTGTTGCTTGAGCACCACCACAGCCCCTGTTCATCAGCATACCAGCATTAGCCTGAAATTTTAGAGTCCACAGAATTGTGTTAGGCCAACTAGACAATATGCTGAATTTGGATGTCAGCATTTCCTGTCCTATCCTGTGTCTTGACTGCTGTAAGGATGGAAACAGATGTATGATGGGACTTTGGATCACTCCAAATGAAAGTGTGTCCTAGAAAAGCTGCACACACCAAGGCAGTAGTCTTCATGCTCTGCAATGATGCCCTaagctccatttccaggaaggttATCAGTGTACAGCTGTGCACCCACTGTGGTTTTCAGTAAGGGTTTAATTAGCTGTGGGCTGTGGTTTTCTAATCCAGTTTTTACAAAAACTAAGTACATATCATGCTAAACAACTCTTCCCTTCATTTTGTGACATGCAGAAGGCCATGTTTGAAAAAAAAATGATGACTTTACCaaactttcctctctctctttctaattAAACCTCTAGGTATTTCAATGCCTGTtcctgtgtttggactacaagaTGATTCCAAAGTGTTCAAGAATGAAAGCTGTTTACTTGTGGATGATAATTTTGTCTTAATAGGATCCTTTGTGGCATTTTTTGTTCCACTCACTATCATGCTGATCACTTATTTTTTAACAATAAGATCCCTTCAGAAAGAAGCTACATTGTGCATTAATGATCTTAATTCAAAGACCAAGTTTGCTTCATTCAGTTTCTTCCCTCAGAGTTCACTTTCTTCAGATAAATTCTTCCAGCGCTCTCTGACCAAAGAACTAGGGACCTCTGGAAGGAGGACAATGCAATCAATCAGTAATGAGCAGAAAGCATCCAAAGTACTTGGGATTGTCTTCTTTCTGTTTGTTGTGATGTGGTGCCCATTTTTCATCACCAATGTGATGGCAGTCATTTGCAAGAAGTCGTGCAATGAAGATGTAATTGGAGGGCTACTTAACATTTTTGTCTGGATCGGATACCTTTCTTCAGCTGTCAACCCACTAGTATACACTCTCTTCAATAAAACCTACCGATCTGCTTTCTCACGTTATATCCATTGTCGCTACAAAGAGGAAAAGAAACCCTTGCAATTGATTTTAGTGAATACTATCCCTGCTATAGCATACAACTCAAGCCAACTTCAGTTAGCACAAATGAAGTGTTTACAAAAGGAGTCCAAACTGATAGCCAAAGATAGCCTATAATGAAAATTGGAATACATCATTTAGAAGGAATCTTAAAGAGCACCACCAGTCAAGTGAATGAAAAGGTTTGTGACTCTGTGAGCCTGTTCACAGCTACCATGGCAACCACGGGACATTCCTGAGACATTATTACCTATGAGTTGCTAGCTTAGGAATAACAACCCCCTAAGTGAACCATCAGGCAAATTGGAAATCGGTCATCTTCTGTTAATTAAAACCTGAGTTTAAATGCTGAGATGTGCATGCTCTTTCATACAAGACTTCAGCTTCagaacaagatttattttttaaatgttgaatAATATATTTCTCAAAATAAACTGTGGTGGACGGTGATACAAACCATTGGCAGTTTTTTAAATGTAAAGATATTTGCCTAAGATCTTTATCATTCATGAAGTCTACATGCAAGGTTTTTGGTACCTCCATCCAAAGCATCTTTTCAACCAATCCTGGGGAAAGGTTTAGACTAGGCTGGCTGGATCCaaggatgtttgtttgtttttcttttgcagaTATTTGCGATGGAATGCATGACTCTGTACCACTTCACAACAGATTgtatggcatttttaaaaaatggattcttTGCATTCCCTGCATTTGTGTGGGAAAGACACATGCAGGCAATGCAAAGAATCTATATATTGAAGTtacatatttaatatttaatgtcACATCAGCTATCTGGATAGGAAATATgtgaaaatactttaaaatatgtGCTTGTATGCGTGTTTgttttttccaagtaaagggAAAAATGCAACAGCTGACAAACTGCACAAGGAGGAGCACGGACAACTAGAGTGCCACCTGCACGCCATGCTCAGGTCATCACCACTGATGGGGCTGTGCTTCAGAGTAGCACATAGCTGCACAACACAACACCTATTCCAAACACAATTATATTTATCCCAATATGTTTATATAATCAGGAATTGGATTTGCTTGAGTGTAATATTGGGGTCTGGCATGATTAGATCAGGGCTCCCTTTTCAATTAGCTGCATctcccaaaaacatctgggggtcAGAGGACATTGGAAACAAGATCGCATTTGgcccaggggctgcagggagatgTCAGAACCCTTGATCTGCTCGCACACAATACCTCCAGCTAACTTCAGTGGATTTGTCCCTTTCCCCAGCACTTTCCAGATCGCATGCtaaacaggggtaaaatgcttcaacttggcaggatcgtattgaaaacgatccccagaatctcaaattcCTACAagaggaaaatacagctatttttctgcaatggacttgcaacgttgtagcactataccACAAACAGAAAATCTGAaataaggcactggaaatgtgaacggcaccttactgccagcacagggactgtggtgtcacaacacaggaagtacggaagctagggatatgcatggaaccggcgaCTGCCAGTTTAAAGGGGGAGGATGGCTTTAAGGACCATGTGCATGTTGCAACGTCCGCacgtgcaccaggcacttctgtgtacttccagtctgatgcgcaccagggcagcaaggaggtacactgccgccccatgggACTGTTTTAAACCACAGCACCAGCAGGAAAAACACAGCTGGCAGGGGAAGCACCCTCCCTTGTTATTCAAGCTatccccccccggcccccaccttcaaaccagccaaaccactgggctttcgaaccagttcagaggtccataaaagggcttccaaatctgtgcatgcacatccctaatggaagcacacttaggagatccATAGTGACAaagttgtagggtttaatctggaaagcacccctaAAGTTATCCTGTTCCAGCCCCTAGAAGCAACTTTTTGGGGCTacagtgcagaggcgtaactatagggggggcagggggggcacgtgccccgggcgccatcttttctggtcacgtggggggcgccgccatgaccaaatttttaaaatttatttaaaatgttttgttaatacaaatgtttcctgctcagtgcagcagcgctgcagcagtcaagggagcgcgtcggtgcccccttccccacgagcggtcccttccgcgccacctgcgcccccccccattgctttgctggtgcctggcggccagtcagtggcctggctttgcgGCAGCGgcaggtgcttgtgaggaaaaacctaagtataatgtagtatgttggggggggggtggcgggggtgcacagtggggggggcaccatttcagtgtttgccccgggcgccgttttccctagttacgcctctgctacagtggggcagtggaggatggGAAATTCCCCTTCCAGTTGTTCCTCTGGATCCAATCCCTTAACAtgatacatttaaaaatacatttgacTTCTATAAATAATAGGAAGCAATAGCTTGTACAGATGAAGCTATGTGGAATTTTTGCTAGCTCAGTTTTGAACTTCTGAATTTTGAAAGTCACTGAAGTAATTCAGTCCTGTTTCCTTCTCTTAGTTACCATTCAGAAATCTTAACTGCTTTTCTGTCACTCACCTTATTGTTGATTATCTTGAAAAGCAAATAGAATAGAAGCGTTCCTTTGTTACTGCAGCCAGTACTCATTTCTACTCAGACTCATGTTTTATTCTCAACTCTAAATTTACCTGTGTTCAGTAGAACTAGAGAGAGGAAGAAATATACATGAACATGAGGATAAAATCCTGTCTGATTTCTGAGGTCAAAGTGCTGCCCATGTAATAAAGCCATATAATCGGCATTGAGCTGCTTGCCTGAAATGAGTAGCAATCACCTCTCAGGTGAGCAGCTGTGTTGCAACTATATGTACCTGCATCTCACCAGTGCTGGCCAAagctgctgttcctgctgctgaaTAAGGCAGAGGAGAGTTACCtgcttccagtagggatgtgtgaatcaaataattccagtagggatgtgtgaatctagttgatttgggtgatttggagacagaacaaatcacccctgtggtccattggctagatctgggatcaaatcgaatcacaccagatttgattcaaattgattcaagattcggattcctcctattaatttccccagattcccagctttcatctttttttaaaaagctaagctctagcccttgtagaagtggagttatagagcaaaatgtttggtcactatttttcaagtgtttggattctttgctgtataacttttcctcaattaatccctatgaggattcattacacacgttcattttgactgtctttggacagtggcaactgtcatgtgccaaatacacaccctctcccacccgcaaggcagtgggatatAATTtttgttctaggatttttttcaaatgtttagactttttggtgtctaataacctttcttcataatgaatccctatgaggattcattacacaccaaagactctaaacacctcaaaaattcctaaaatataaactgagtacccagtggcttgcgggttgggggtagatggcacatgggatgccactaattccccacctgcaaagcaatgaacagaagaaatgaaagtctgtaatgaagacaccaaagaatctaaacacttccgCACATTTTGTGACCGCACATTttgtgaccgcacattttgctccataacttcacttctacaagggctagagcttaggttttttttaaattaaagctggagcaacttcgaatccccattatttcctatggtgcaaatattcaaaatcagttaaaaaaaatcattttaaaaaatcaaccaagtgccccactgccttgaaatttgggtagtaggtggcacccatggggagctacccaccactcaaattgggtgcccctaggacctttataagtggtctgaatcaatccaaatccaaataaaataaaatctggggtgattcgggggcaCAGATtctgacacaaaacaaatcaggggtgatttgatttgggcacaaattgaattgaaaatatCAATCCATGAACATCCATAGCCTCTAGGCCCGTAGCTAGCCTCAAAGTCTTGGGGGGGTCACAAAAGTCAGGGGGGCAGGTTATATTGGGAGTCACTTGCCTGGGGGGGATTGCAGTGGGGGGGAGAAACTTTGGGTGGGGTACGTACAcccccttgctgcctgcctgcctgcctcagtgattttttttaaacaaagataCAGTATCAATACACAGTGGCATTTGCAAAATCAATTCTTTCATAGGATCTGACATTGCTTTCCTCAACTTGAATCCTTCCATAATTCCATGATATATGAAGTACTTCCATGATATATGAACTACCTGGAACAAAAATGGGTGAAGATAGGCTTTCTTTTAATATCAAGATACAAGTGTGTGTCACACAACTAGTTAAAGCTCCTTAACGTGGCTTTATTAGTTGTGTGTTCCAGATGAGCTTAGGAGCTTCCCATCACAGCAAAGAATGACCCTTCAGTAATTTTCTGCATTACTCCTGCCTCTGACGTGCTTTAAGGAAAGAAGAAGGAACAACACTTCAGAATGTTGTGAGTTGGTGTTGGCCACATTTTCATTATTGCGATTAGTTTTCTTTCTGTATTATGTTCATCATCCTTTTACAAAGAAGGCCAACTTTCTAGGTCAAATCGTGTACATTTCTATGCCTTTGGATTGCATGCACAGTGTTGTCTTTGTGCTGTGCAAATACTTCAGAAAAATGTTAAAtgccaaataaaatattttcccccaaaACAAGAACCTACAATAATATTCTCTAAAGTCTTTGCAATGACAGTAGGCACCAAGGTGCTCTGTGAATGGATACATGTAGAATGATGTAATTCTGCGGAACAGGAGCAGAGAACTGAAACCAAGAGTAGCAACCATTTTGAAATCAGGTGTCGTAATAAGAGTTGAACCATGTTGTCAAGTTTTGCTTGTTGCTGATGCATCAGTCTCCTGTAACATTTTATCAAGTTTGCTGCAACAGCTATTACAGACTTGCTTTGTGCTGTATTCAGTCCTACTTTATTCAATCAAAGCAAATAGGgtttacagggatagttatgTGTGCTCCACCTGAACTTCAAAGAGTGAGGAAATTTGATAGCCCATGCTGTTCATGAAATGGGGGTACAAGATGTATGATACTGGACATTTAGTTAGATTTCACTTTTTGCTTGTATTGGTTTGCGGGGAGGGAAAGggtgagagagaatgagagaaaggggggaaggggatgGATGGtaaggaaagaaagatggatggatggtagtgagagagggaagggggcttgatatgagagagagagagaaagagagagagagagagagaagggagtgtGGCATAgcatggaaggagagagagagaagggcgtATGGCAaagcttggtgagagagagagaaagagaaagggacaTGGCAAGGCTTGGCAAGAGGGAGACGGGAGTATGACATAGCTtgccaagagagagagaaggtggcaTGGCATAGCTTGGCGAAAGAGAGAGAACAGGGTATGGGCCGTAGAACAGGGCATGGCATAgtctggtgagagagagagagagagagagagagagagagagagagagagagagagaggaggaggaggcatggcACAGCTGgcaagaaaagagggaggggagggggatataTATTGATATATCCCAATAcccactccctcttccctcttTTGCCATTGCGTCCGAGGGTGTTACCAGTGGAGAGGGGCTGGTCTTCAGTCTCCCTCTTCTGCCTCCACACctggcttgtgtgtgtgctgttggctcTCAATCAGAAGTCTCAGCTTGCACACCAAGACAATTGGTCCtctccagggagaggagaggagtgccAGACAGTgtccctcccacctcctcctcttgtgGCTGGCTTGGTGCTCAGATTCAGCCCACCCCCTCCTTCAGCCTGACAGACAGGGCCAGCAGCTAAAGAAATGGCCTTTTCCTGGCTGCTGAGGCTGTTCCAGGTTGATGGAACGGGGCGGGGGTGCTGAGCCTGAGCACATAACCAGCCACACAAGGAGAGGAGGGATTGAGGGAGGGGGCCAGGCCAGGGGTGTGCAGTGGAGGCTTGGCCACCAAGATCCAAAGAGCAGCAAGAAGCCACAGGCTacagttgggttttgtttttgccgGACTGCAGGACAAATTACCTGGGTGTGTCTTTTCTTGCCACCCAGGTTGCCAAGCTTTACTAATGTTGGTTTCACAATTCTTGGTTGCTGCATATTAAAgacacggggggcgggggtgggggcaggagaggaagggggtgaggggacactttacttcttgtcccagggcctactctgaccttggtacacccctgggcccaaggcctatctagtccaacatcccatttcacacagtggcccaccaggtgcctctgggaagcccacaggcaagagctgagagcatgccctctctcatactgctactcccctacaactggtatttagaacaCTTTGCCTctttggctggaggtggcctatagccctccattgatagacatgtcctccatgaatttatctaaatccttcttcaagccatccaggctgttggctgtcaccacagcttgtggcagaggatgatgcaAGGTTTTCTCATGAGTAAAGATTCCGAGCTCAGCTATAGTATGAATTTGGGTAGagaactgtgccttgtagagatgcagaCAGAAATACATGAGGTGTAGCTGTACAAAGGTACTGTGGCTGGAT encodes:
- the HTR2A gene encoding 5-hydroxytryptamine receptor 2A, whose product is MEMLYEEENSVNPTANSLLQLNQDRKLCRNVFAFGEINRSHVCNLTSAFEGVMNCSCEGSSAPLYNTSFFHLHEKNWPALLTVIVIIVTIAGNILVIMAVSLEKKLQNAVNYFLMSLAIADMLLGFLVMPVSMLTILYGYAWPLPRNLCAVWIYLDVLFSTASIMHLCAISMDRYIAIRNPIHHSRFNSKTKAFAKIIAVWTISVGISMPVPVFGLQDDSKVFKNESCLLVDDNFVLIGSFVAFFVPLTIMLITYFLTIRSLQKEATLCINDLNSKTKFASFSFFPQSSLSSDKFFQRSLTKELGTSGRRTMQSISNEQKASKVLGIVFFLFVVMWCPFFITNVMAVICKKSCNEDVIGGLLNIFVWIGYLSSAVNPLVYTLFNKTYRSAFSRYIHCRYKEEKKPLQLILVNTIPAIAYNSSQLQLAQMKCLQKESKLIAKDSL